The genomic DNA ttttcccaggGAAACCACAGCCAGGATTTGTACAGCCTCTATGGGTCTTAGCAGCATCCTGCTATGAGCAGAGACCCTGTTTgcagagatgctggagagctgcTCTATCACAGAGATCTGCACTTATTGTTGTATTGTGGTCATAAGGTAACATGGAGGAGATTCTCTAGTGCTATTGCATCCCAGCCATGGTTAGGTAAAAAAAGATGGAGGCAACAAAAAGGGTCAGGGCAACATCAAAAAGGCAACATCAGGGTCCAGATGTACTGCTCCTTTCTATGCTTTGTGCCAGTTCTGACTTTCTCAGGGCCCCTTTGAGCTCAAGTATGTTGGTCGCTTCTTTCCTTCTAGTGTTGTTCCCCTTTGTTATCCCTGTGCTGGAAAAGATGAAGGTGACTCTGTTACCCTCAGATGTCATGGACTTCTTCAAGAATGTCTTCACAAAACTAAAGAAGGAACGGGAAAAGGGCAGCAGCACGGTGAGTCCAGCCTAGGTGTCCTCTTCAGGAGAAGTCCTGAGTGCAGGAGGGACCTGGTGGCATCTTCAGAAACTCTGGTGTGTCACCTGCTCTCCAACCCCACCAAACCTGAGAAAGGCTAGAACCACGCCCTGCTTTTGTGTCCAAGTGGAGAAAACATCTGTGTTCATAGAGGGTCTGTAGTCCAGACCTCATCATGCGCTGAAGCCATGAGCTGTGAGTGGTGAGCAGGTGTCTCAGCAAGGGACTTGTGCTGGACAAGGTTTGCTTCCTCCTCACCCACAtcttctctgcctctgtttcTCCCCAGGACCGGGTGGATTTCCTTCAGCTCATGATTGAATCACAGAACTCACGTGATGGCTCCAAGTCTGCGGAGACCAGCTTGGACAAAAGTATGTCTTGAGATGTGTTCTCCTCTCAGCAGAAAGCAGTAGTTTCTTAGCCATTTaagagggaagcagggagaggattTTAGTCGTTAATCCCATGAAAGATTCAAGGTCTCAGTAGTGGGGCTGTAGTGATGTTTATCACAGATCAGCCATATTTTTATTGTGTCCCATTTCCTGGGATAAATCCTGAGGTGTGTTTGTGCAACAAAGAGCAAAGAGTGAGTGTCTCCTTACCCCCGTTTCTTTTTTTGGCCTCTGAAGGCCAGCAATGTTGGCTGTATATCAAAAAGCACACAAAGCACATATTCTTTGTGTACCTTGCTCACCTGTGGGCTCATCTCTGTTCCCAATCCTAGGTAAACTAAGAAAATAATGGCTCAGCCAAGGCACAGTCCCAATCCATCAACCTCAGTCAAGGCAGGATGCTTCTAAACTTTTGAGGTGCCAGGACAGGGTATTTGTTGGACACCCTGCACTGCATCCTGAACCCCTTTGTGGTACCAGAGGGAAAGCTGGATGTTTCCTTTACCAACTGTTACGTAGCTAGGAGTAGCGTTACTTAGACTGGTGACTGGGATCCTGAATTCACGAGGGTTGATTACTGTAGTTTTCAGCTTCTTGTATGTTCCTCTATGCCTTTTTTCAGCATTAAGTGATGAGGAGGTTCTGGCCCAGGCTCTTATCTTTGTCTTTGCTGGTTATGAGACCACCAGCTCCACCCTCAGCTACATAGCCTACAACCTGGCCATCCACCCTGACGTGCAGCAGCGACTCCAGGACGAGGTGGATGCGCACCTGCCTAACAAGGTAAAGGAGGGTGAGAAGATGCTGGGGTTGTTCCCACCTGTGCCTTGCAAACCCAGGTTGGAAACAGAGTGGCAGAGGTGCTGGCCCTGAGActcccccttccctggaagtgctggggGGGTGGCTGTGGGGGTGGGAGTTACAGTGCCGTGTTCTCAGCCCCCCATTCCTCTCCCAGGCCACTCCCACGTACAACGCCATCACTCAGATGGAGTACCTGGATATGGTGGTGAATGAATCCATCCGGCTCTACCCCGCCGGGGGCCGGATTGAGAGGGTCTGCAAGAAGACTGTGGAGCTCAATGGTGTGACTATTCCAGAGGGAATGGTGGTCTTGATCCCAGCCTTCGTGCTGCACCGGGACCCGCAGTATTGGCCAGAGCCGGACGAATTCAGGCCTGAGAGGTGAGGGCCTTGTGGTGGGAATAGCTGCATGCTCCAcctcagccctgggagcaggaatGGCAGCAAAAGTGGGGAATGCGTGATTATAACATTTAAATTAGGCATTTATCATTGTCTGACATCTAGTCCCAGCATTACCGTGAGGGGAGTTTTATGATCTACATCCATAAACTGTGCATGGAATTTAATTAACTGCATTGAAGGGAGCAACAGtgagagcagctcccagcagctgtaACACTGAGGGGTTTATGGCCAGATATTAAAGCAAGAGCCATAGGGTGACTGGCACAATGCCCTGCAAATCAGCAGTGGAAGGGCAAAGATGGGTaggaaataaaacttaatttttaactCAAGTTATGAAGCAATCTTTGCTTAGGAGCTCTGTCAGACCCTGCAAAATGAGGCAATCGCCCAAGGCAGACCTGGGATACCATGAACCTGGTAGTCTTCAGGTAGCCACCAAGACATTGAGGCTTGGTCCTGAGAGAGCAGGACAAGACCTCTGCTCTTGCACCTGGAGCTGAAATACCCCTGGAAGCTAATCCTGGTGTGTGGTGACCTTTGGGACAAAATTTGGCAGTGGTATCAAGCAGGAGCACCTATGGAGCCTATGGTCACCTTGTGTtgaattcagaaggaaacacCCAAATGGGAGTGCTCTGGCAATGGGCCAGGCTACACCAGTTGCTCCAGTAGCCACACCCTTATTCCAGTTGTCAAACTGGGCATGGGTAGCTGGACAGGAACTATTTAGGGCTCACTTGCCTTGCTGGGAGTTCATCAGAGAGATGTGCTGATGTCTCAGTAGTGAGATACTTCACTTCTGACTTAGCATGGCTGAGGTTTGTACCTGGACCTCATGCTCTGGGAATGAAAAGCTTTCTGACATGAAAACTAGCTGATCACTAAGAAGTATTACTGAAAATGCTCAGTGGCAAATTTCTCTGTGAAGCTGATTgttcttccctgtttttcatGATGAGGAAAGGAGTGGGGCTGACATGTCTCAAAAGCAGCCCTGCCTTTAGTCACGCAGGGGGAGAACATCTTTGTGTTCACTCGGTCCTTTGATctacagggaagctgtggagcTGTAGACCTCTGTGGTTTAGGGTTTGAAATCTGGGTTCCGTTTTAGAGCTGAGAGAGAGTTTTGAGAAAAGAGTAGTTACAAAATCCATTAGTGTATTTCAGTATTCCCAGGTCACTCAAAGCACCTGGATTTGCACAACCAAATCCGAGCAGTAGGATAAAAGCAGAGGCATAAGGTATCTGTtgagacagaaataaagaacttagctGGATTCTTCTTATATGCACAGAAGCACAAAAAGCTTTTGCCTTCCCAGACCCCTCATCACTTCAGATTTGGAAGCTGACACATCCTGGAACAGTAGCTCTTGCTaacttggtttttttggttgtaaTCAGGTTCAGTAAAGAGAACAAAGATGGTATTGACCCCTACACCTTCCTGCCATTTGGGGCTGGCCCCAGGAACTGCATAGGGATGAGGTTTGCTCTCCTCACCGTGAAAGTGGCTGTGGTCGTCCTGTTGCAGAACTTCTCCTTCAGAACCTGCAAAGACACACCGGTGAGGATGTGGGGTGGTGTGTCTCGTTATCTTCCCTTACTCCCACTGAGATGGTCCTACTGTTACATGGGAATAACCGTTTAAATCTCAGTTAATTTTAAGGGGTTCGCCGCAAGTTACTGAggctttttttaattctctagAGAAGCATATTTAATTTTGGTGGGATGTTTAGGCTGAAATCCCTGAAGTCCTGTGCCTATCTTTGGGTTCACCTAAATTGTGGGGTGCTCTCTCCCCCACAGTGCACTGTCAGTCTGTTTGACCCAGCTTAGGAAGACCCTGCTCCAGAGAGCAAGAAAAGAATATCCCCCAGCTCAAGCCAAAGCTGTGCTTTGCAACACAAACATGGCTGTTCTCTGTGGGACATCCCAGACACCAAAATTCATCTCTTACAGGCCAGGGCAGTCCCTTAAGGGTAGCAATTTTCAAACAAACACAGTCTGGGTTAAGTTTGAATTGGTGACCCTCTCCCTCTTTTAGACTAAGCAGGATCCCACCAGGCTTTGGTTTTGCCCAGCATTTGGTTTTTGCCCCGTGAATGCTGCATACAGTACTGCTGGGATGGGCCTGGCAGGGTGGGAGTGCTTGACATGAAATAAATGCAGGAGTTGTTGGAAATGATCTGTCagtccagccctgctgaggggacggcagctccctgtgcctcagGCAGGCAGCACTACGGTGTTTTCAGCCCAACCCAGCTGCCTGCAATCACTGCTGCGAGAGGCTGGGCCATTATTACATCCTGTTGGTGAGGAGAGCTTGGGAAATCAGAGCAGAGGGGGCAACAAGTCACTCAAAGGACGTTTGttgtaagaaacagaaaaatccttatTAAATTATTACTTGGCTCGGGTGCTCAGCTGGAATCTCTGCAGATTCAGATTGCAGCTCAACTAGTAACCTGGAGGTGAAAGACTGTAATAGTCCATTAACAATGCAGTGACCTATCCACCCTCCCCCAAGTCTAATGACATTTTTCTAGTCCTCTGCAATCCATAAAATTGATTCTTTTTATAACTGCCTTTAATTAAAAGGAGACAAGTTAAATATGTATTGTATTATTGGTGCCCATAGGTTTATGGAGCTCTTTCAGCCCTTTTTTCTACAGAAGGTGTCATGTACATCAGATCAGAGTGGGAGGGAAAACTTCATGCTGGATCATCCCTTTGGAACATGTGTATGGAAGCTGCAGCCTCTTCTCACTGCTTCACTGATGGCACATTGGGCTCCAAGCCATACTGcttaaattttctgaaacaaagctTGCTGGGATATGGGGTCTGAATGTGGCCTGTTGGGCTGGGTGTGTCACCCTTGTCctgagggggagaggaggagctgggataTGAGCACCACCCATTGGTGGGGGAGACTTAAAACACTTTCCTCCCGAAAGAAGACTCCCTCCAACACCAGCTTTAAACATTGCTTCTAATGAGATTCCCAGCCTACCCCATGGAAACCTTTTCACGTGGGGATGCTTTTGCTTTGGAACTCGCTCTGAGCAGCGATTTTAGTTTTGCTCTTCCTAGAGAGCTTAttgctcctccagctcccattATGATTTAGCTGCCCTTAGCACTAACACACTTCTGCATTAAACAAAATGGCACTGCATGCCCCCATTtagctgcagctccctgggtgGGATTTGGCTGCTCTTCCCTCCATGTGCAGCCTGTTGATCAGTGCAGCGAGCTCTTCGTACCGCGCCACGTGAGAGCCCGAACTCACCAACCAGTTTATCCAAGAGCTGAGGGCTGTTAAACACCAGCTGGTAGCTGCTTTGCATGAGCAATAGTGATGCTCCTGCTGTAGGTACACCTGTGAGTTGGGAAATGCCTTGAAAACAAGTGGTAGCTGGGATGTGTGTGAGCTGTAGGGCTCCTGTTATCCTGTCTGTCCTTTCTCCCAGCTGATATggctgttttgttgttttttcctcctgctgaagATCCCACTGGTCCTGGACTCGAAAGGTTTCATGCAGCCAAAGAAGCCCATTGTCCTGAAGATGGTCCCCAGAGACCAGGCTGACCTGAAGAAGTGAAGAAAGCAGGAACAGAGCAAGAGACTCTTATTTAATGGTGCCTCCTTCCCCTCTTGAGAGGAGACCAAGTTAATGTGTTCGCTGTAGGAATATCAGGGGTGCAACCCCCCCATTTCATGGGGGTTTGGCCCAGCACAATTACATGAGCATTATCCTAATGAACACGAGCCCCAGGTCCTGCTGTCCCCAATCACAATAGGCATTTTGCAAGACCATTTGCACTCGAGTTAtttgggcatttttttctccctctctgaaGAGGCACTTTTCTAAGCAATTTGATTCCAGACATTGTCAGTCTCTTCTGGCAGTGTAATTTAAATCAAGATAGGGAGAGCAAATTGCACACAGTTAAGTAATGCTGCCATTGCTCCTGTTCCCACTGCCTGCTGGGTGACTTTGTGTgtcttctggttttattctccTGGGAATGCAGAGTTGTCCGGGGCTatttcctcagctctgtgctaTGACCCTGACAGGTGTTAAAATGGTCACGTCCTTTAAGGACTGAATGCCTGCAGCAGATTTTCTGATGCTGATTTATTTAGATTTTGGTATGATTTTAGATGGCTTTTGTGTGATTCCAAGTGCAGATGAGTTCACTGGAGGAGCCCAGAGAGAAGCAGTTACCCCTAATGACTGGAGATTTGCAGAGTGGGAGAGAAGTGTCCCACATGTGTTGCCTGattgtttgcttattttatcGTGGGCATGCAGCCATCTCCCATGGAAGGGATTGTCAACACAGGTACCATCCATACTGCAATCATGACACCTTTTAGTCTGATTTATATTAGGCTGCTGCAAGACCAACGTAACTAAATTAATAATTATGCAGGGTGCAGCACTGAGAGTCTTCGGATGTCCTGGACAACCCTGTCTGGAAGAAAGGTGCCTTTGCCTATTGAGAGCTTCAAAATCTTGCCAAACTTTGTAATTTTTGTACAGTCTAGAATTTCATATTATTCCTCCAAAATCTGCTGCTGGAATGCTAACTGCAATAAAAAGTTCACTTACCTCTCCTATGACCAGCTGATGCcagtctctgctgctctgctttctccatACACAAGTGACTCCATCTGAAGATCCCATAAGCCTTTGGCCAGGTGACAACATCCCATCACCTCTCCCAGCTGGATTCCTCCCTTCTTTGGTGGGATTCTCAAAAATCAGTGCTGCGGAGTGGAGATAGAAGCTTTCTTGTTCAATTCCTTCTTCTGCTGTCACCTTGTGACACCACGAATCACTGGGCAGGTGGTCCTGCTTCTCTCAGCCaagcatttgttttgctgtgagaGTGGAGGGATTTGattctgcacagcagctgacCTCAGACAGGGTTCAGAGtgctctctgtgctctcctAAACACCTCATGCACCTGCTCTACCTCTGTTGGATTTTGGCACTGGGTGAAGTACCTGCGTGTGCTTATACATCCAACCCACTCAGTACCATGTATAATGGTGCTTGGATTCCTGGGAGATGAAAACTCCTTTTATCCTGGATGAATCCCTGTGGGTACCATAAATCCtaagagctgctcctggaggtGCAGAGTTGAAGGTACAGCAGCCCAAAAGGACCGGCTGAGCAGAGGCATTGATGGTGTGAAGTGAGTCCTATTGCAAAAGGAGCTTTATTCACTACATAGCAGTTTTTATATGtcttttatattcttttatatAGAGGTAGATAGATTATACATGTTATTATATATTCTTTTCATACTTACTTTCTATATTTTTTAGGAATTGAGTAGAAAACCTCAGAAGAGATACAATAACCTTTCTGCAGCAAATTAAATTCCCCAGTGAAAGACACCCTTGACTGGAAGTGTAGGGGAGGAGTGAGGCTGCTTCTCTAGAGAGTCATCAGTGAGCTGGGTGAGAGGGTTAGAAaattcccagcagctcaggcaaCCATGGCTTCCCCTTCTGCCCTCGtcacctgcagcactgcaacTCCCTTTGGCCACCAGCATACAAAAGTGACAATTCatctttgttttcagctgttgctGTTCCATTTTTCAAAGTCAAGGCAGGGTGTTTGTGACAGCACATGGACAAAATGCACAGGCAGGCAGACCCCTGGAGGACAAACAGCTGAAAAGTGCCTATACCATCACAGTGGTTCATAAAGAGGGGCATGGAAAATCCTCAGGTCTCTGCCTTGAGAGGTGACCGAGAAGATGAGGGTGACAAAGTCACCTGCAGTGTCACAGGTCAGGGATGAATTAATAACCTTGCTGGGGCAAAGGCCAGAGCTTGCCTGGTAGCAGTGAGAAAAGGGTTTTGCCTCTTCACCCCATGCCCATGTTGGAATTAATCACTCACACAGAAATGTCAACACTATAGGAAACCATCCTTCAGGATAATCTCTCTCACAAAGCTGCTTAACATTTTGGAAATACACAGTTCACTTGGAGGTGTCAGGATTTCAGCCCTTCTCACATCTGTTCAAAGGCATCTTCATCTGCTGCACCCCATGCCAAGggagtggggagcagagctgggctgggaacgCCACTGTACCTGTAGAGAGACAGATAAGCACTGCCTCATCTCCCAGCACCTGCTTGGGGTTCTGACGAGGGACAAAACTGTTGAGTTCTGTCAAATCTCgtctttgttttgctgaattttgtaCTTAAGAGCAGGAAGCGCACACCTCTGTAGGTTCCCAAGTGTCCTAGAGGGAGGTTTGCCAGCAGATTTGGCTTTGGGGAGTGGTTTGGGACCTTGCAGTGGGGAATTGCTTGTACTCTGTGAGTTTTCCAGCAGGTTCAGTACCTGGGATGCTGTTTCTTGAGTTTATTCCAGACTGAGCAGGTGTTCAGGAGATGTTCGGTGCCAACCCTTTCTGGTCTGATTTCCAGAGGTAACGAGCAAGCACCACTCCCCCACAGCCAGGGGAAATGGAGCTGTGCTCTtccacagccctgtgcctcGGTTTACCTGCacctataatttttttttttaattatttacacTTAGGCAATAGTGAAATTTGATCTGTGTCCCCCTTAAACCATGCTTTGATTCAGATCCCAGCATGGTCCCAGAGTGAGCAAATGGGTTTCCTTTTGGAGGGCACTAAAGCAGACGTGCTTCAGGAGGTCCCCTAATATGCTCCAGCTGCTGACACCTTGAAGCAAGTCCTCCACTCCCCCTAAAAAACATCCAGGATGATTATAGGGCTCTCAGCATGAACTCCTCTGCTCTGTATATCCCCCTGCTACAGCAAAGCACTGCTTCCCAGAGCAAACAGGCTTCAGCTCAGTGCCGGGTCCTTCTGGAAGGACAGTCCCCCTTCAAGTGGCATCACTGCAATCTGGTCCCACTCACTCCTGCTTCAATTATTTAGGCTTCTTTCAAGCGAAAGCACCCACTTGCCCTTCACGGCGTGCTCCCTCTCTGAATTGCTATTGCTGCAGGCTCACCGTGTGCTCCCAGGGCCAGGCCCAGGTGGATTAATCATGCATGCCACAATTTACAAGAAACCTGGAGCTTTCCTGCCCCTGACCCTGGCTTGCATAGAGGTTGTCTGTATtactgctgctggtgctgtacTGTACCCGCTGCTGAGGAGAGACAGGCCTCCAGACACCCATACTGAATGCTCAGTTCGGTTAAAATCAATGAGATAATCAGCCCACAGAGTCTGCCCAAAGGTCAggaagcagtgatttttttcctccagcaacTTTGGTCCTGAGCTCTTGTTTCAGTGTGAAGGTTGCAAGCAGAAGCACTTCAGCTGGTAGGTTATCAAAGAGCTGTGAGTGCTGGTAGTTAGCTGGCAGGCTAATGTAAGAAGAGCCTAACGAGGTCCCCTAAAACAGGGAGGTAAGTTCTTGGCAGCGTGTGTTTCTCCAAAACGAGCAGGAGATGGTGAAGGGTGAGCTGGTGTCCTGCAAGCCAAAATGCCTTGAAGAGGAGCCCACCaaggtggagaaggaggaggatgtCAGGAGAAGGGGATGCTCTGGGAAGGACCAGGTGGGAATAACCCCTTTTTCTCACCCCATCCCACAAATTTCATCCCCCATCTTGTGTCCCCTCAGTCCCACGTgtgctcacagcagctgctggcgGAGCCAAAGGCCACAGCAGTGGGAGGACCCGTCTTTACCCCTCTCATCACTCCAGCACACATTCTCTAGCAGCTGGACACACGACATACTGCGGGCTGAATTTGCAGAAACACTTTGgtctttcatttttaagctCAGTGATTCAATCCCCCACAGAGCCAAGGTAAACAGCGGCGATGCCGCTTCGGTGGGCTCAAGGTTCCAAGTCAAACAGCAGTCGTTTAACCACACTTCTAAAGCTCGTATCATTTGAATGTCATATGTCAAACTGATGCTACTTCCACTGAAGGCAAATAGCTGTTTATTCCCCTCACAGCTGCCCAGCAGTCTGACATTCATTACCGAAGCCTTTCAGGTGCCAGGGATTGAAGCTACCTGTAGGAGTGCATCTATCAAAGCCTTCCACCTCTTAGGGGTCATTCCCTGTAATACCAGCTCATACATTTTAGTTCAGGCTCATTTTACAGCGGCTGTAGTTCTGCAGTTGTTTTTTCCTATGTGTGAACAAGGTCAGGCATTGTTTTTTGCCCGTTCCCTCCCAAATTATGTCGTTAGCTCATTTTTCATGGCTTCTCCTGGGTTCAGGCTTGCTGTCACTGTGCGCCAGCCCCTGAGGTTTATGATGTGAATGTTCCACAGCTgagggcagcagccagcacacagGACTGCGGTGCTGGTGGTCCAGTCATGACATCTTGATGCAGTTCAGCTCTCCTTGAGGCCAGCACTGTGAATTCTGTTTCTGGGACGTAAGTTCATGCACGAAAGACCTGATATTTTGTAGTTTATTAGGCACTAAGATGTTCAATTGGCTGCAGAGgaatttacagaagaaaaaaaaaggcaacagagaTGATGAGATAAGTTTGCATTTTGACAGTGCCTTGAACCTCACAGAGCAATTTACACCTGTGCGAGGAATCTGTGGAGCTCTATTGAATCAGACCTGGGGCGTTCTACAGCCGCTTTGCACGAGCATAAACGACAGCATAAGGTGCAAAGGAAACAGACGGCCGGACAATTACAGAGCGTCTTCACACGCCTTATTAATCCTCATTACAGCCCTCTGTGCTGAGACTCGGTGTCTTCCCTTCCCTGACCAGGGCCAGCGAGGCTGTGGAGCCAATTTAGCCACCTGCCAAACTCGCAGGGTCTGACTGCTGCTGTTGACGTGTCCTTGGTCCTGGGGAGCTGGATGCTCCTTGCCAGAGCCTGAGATGCATCTTGCTAAATTACAGTGATGGAAATCTCGGCTGCCTCCTGCCTTACCAGGCTTCTCAGCAATGTGTGTTGTTATGCTCAACTCTATGTATGTCTTACTgtccattttttctcttttaagctTAGCTCCATGGGTGTCTCAGGAAGGTGGGGTGGTGTTCATCCAAAAGATGAAACGCAGTTTCTTGCGTGTGCTGATACACCCATGAAACAGCTCTGGATGCTGTGTGCATGCAGAGTCAGGAGCCTCAGGACACaaggaaagggggggaaaaaaaggaattattcaCATGCTGTCAGAGTAAGGGGCTGGAAGCATTGCCAGCACGTGTCTGAGCCATACCTGTGCACTCAGGTTAATGACCCAAAATACAGCTGCCAGAATCGCTCTGTCTACAGGGACATTTCACGGGTGGTGTGATTGTTTGCTGCAGCTCTCACGTTTGTGGCTGTTAGTGAAACTCCTTACAAGAGACTGTTTTCTCAGCACTCCCAGAGCACTCGCCCTGGTTCCCACTCAGAACCTCCTGCTTAAAAGCTGATAGACCTGAACTTTTCCCAATGCAGATGACAAGAAAGACCTGGAGAGTGTAGAGCCATGCAGGCAGGAGACAGCCTGAATAGCTAGACCAGTTGTACACAGTCATGAGATTAGCTGTGTAATGTCCTTTCTGGGAATCTTATTAATGTTATCTTATTATTTCATAATAGATTTAACCCATGTGCTAGTGTTGGCAGGCTGTAATTGGGCCTTGCCAGGGAATTActcatatttttcattcttgaaGGAATGAAGAGCATATTCGGTTATGCTAACAACCTCATTTGTGTGGATTCCATTCACTTGGTACGTCTGGCTGGTGAAGAATTGCAGCCAGAGTGATGATTTCTCACTCCAAGTAAGCGTCGAGGTGTCTCTCAGCAGATGCTCTCCCCTCCAGATGCTGAGTTGATGCCTTGCAGTGTTTGCCTctcctctggcagctgcagacTCGCCcagaagtgtttttttttcagcacaCGTTTTGCTGATGGTGATGTCTTTGCCTCTCAGTGTCTtggggtgctgcaggagccGTGAAGCTCTTTGAAATGGAGCAATATTATCTATTGCTGCTTTATAAATCCTTTCTGCCTGTTTAGTACGCCTTGTTTGGGCCTTGGGCCATCGTGCCTACCCAAGTTCTCCAGTGAGGGTTTTTTAACTCTGCACAGGGTATAAATGATAGTTTCAGCTGTGGAGAGCCCTCCTCCCCATGCTTACAATTACTCTCTGTGTGCGTATCAAAGCACATGAAACGTACCCGTGTCAATAAAACCCTTTCTAATTCTTTTTTATCCTCCCCAGGGGAGCCCTTAGAGCCCCATGGAACCTCGAGGAGCCCTTTAATTCCTCTCGCTTTGGTCCCCACCGCTGCTCGGGGCCTGTTGTTGGAGCAGCTGTGAAAAATGCTGCTCCCTAATGGAGCACAGCGGGGGCTGCTGAGTGACACAAAGCTTCACCTGCCCACGGGGACCCGGCTGCCTCCACAGCCTTCTCAGAAATGTTCCCCTGCATTTGTTTGTAAAATGTCTTTATCCAGCCAGGGGAAATGTCCCTTGAAGTCAActaaccaaataaataaataacagtcAAAGACaatccagaaaggaaaaaaaaaaaaaaaagtttctagAGGGAAATAAGTGATGGATTGAAAGAGATTTGAGGCTGTTGTGTCGTACAGCTCCGTGCACGATGTGACAGGAGAGTCCTCACTGCGCTGCTTGCTGTCTTCTGCTTTAAATGAAGTCctaaaaatgctgatttaaaaGGGTTGAAGAAACAAAGTGAGATAGTCTGATGTACACTTTGGATGTTTTTTAGCCCTTCTGAACTTTTTTCATGATATACCTGCTGAGGCTGTGTCAAAATAAAGCTCTTCAAGCAAGGTGcaggagggatgcaggagctATGAGAAGTTTTTCAGTGTTCATGCACAAATCTGGGCAAAGAGAGGAATAATTTCACTTCCCACATAGAATAATGTCCAACAACAGGAACCCTGACctggaatttttctttgctttccaaagGCATCCCTGAGCAGTCTGTAGAGAACAGAGGGAAGTGTTGATTAATACCactgttaatgaaaataaacacaggctAACATTCCAAGCAACGTGATTTCTTAAAGCATCCAAGGATAGCAACAGATgcaataaagcagaaattcacTTTGGCTGCCAAGGGATAATGTTTCCTACTTTGGACACAAGCCTGGGGGGGAACATACCACTCTTAGCAGAGCAGCCTGTGACCTTGAAGGTCTTGTAGGTTTGAAAAACCATCATCTCAGACCTGAATGATCCCAAGGGAAACTTCCCAGACCCTGTGAAGGGCCCAATACAATCTCCTGACCTGCCTGGGACCTGGATGCTCTCCTTGCTCAATGGAAATGTCCATTGGCTTTTTCCGTCTGCCTATTTATCTCATTGATTTGACCGAAGGAATCATGggattgaaagaaaaataatagttcccagcccagccagctcctTATTTTGATTCATTCCATTCTTGTCACTTTGAGTGAGCTAAATAATTAATTGTGTTACC from Corvus cornix cornix isolate S_Up_H32 chromosome 14, ASM73873v5, whole genome shotgun sequence includes the following:
- the LOC104684807 gene encoding cytochrome P450 3A29-like isoform X2, with the protein product MCSEEEGTNTHGVIQSYGIWPYRTFKKLGIPGPRPLPFVGTFLEYQHGVHKFDQKCFEKYGKIWGIYDGRQPVLAVLDPILIKNILVKECYNIFTNRRNFGLNGILESALNVAADEQWKRIRTVLSPTFTSGKLKEMFPIINHYGEKLVKNTEKKVANDEFVAAKDIFGAYSMDVVTSTSFSVSVDSMNNPNDPFVTNIKKFLQFSFLSPVFLLIVLFPFVIPVLEKMKVTLLPSDVMDFFKNVFTKLKKEREKGSSTDRVDFLQLMIESQNSRDGSKSAETSLDKTLSDEEVLAQALIFVFAGYETTSSTLSYIAYNLAIHPDVQQRLQDEVDAHLPNKATPTYNAITQMEYLDMVVNESIRLYPAGGRIERVCKKTVELNGVTIPEGMVVLIPAFVLHRDPQYWPEPDEFRPERFSKENKDGIDPYTFLPFGAGPRNCIGMRFALLTVKVAVVVLLQNFSFRTCKDTPIPLVLDSKGFMQPKKPIVLKMVPRDQADLKK
- the LOC104684807 gene encoding cytochrome P450 3A29-like isoform X1; this encodes MQLLPSLSPVTWLLLIAFLCLVALYGIWPYRTFKKLGIPGPRPLPFVGTFLEYQHGVHKFDQKCFEKYGKIWGIYDGRQPVLAVLDPILIKNILVKECYNIFTNRRNFGLNGILESALNVAADEQWKRIRTVLSPTFTSGKLKEMFPIINHYGEKLVKNTEKKVANDEFVAAKDIFGAYSMDVVTSTSFSVSVDSMNNPNDPFVTNIKKFLQFSFLSPVFLLIVLFPFVIPVLEKMKVTLLPSDVMDFFKNVFTKLKKEREKGSSTDRVDFLQLMIESQNSRDGSKSAETSLDKTLSDEEVLAQALIFVFAGYETTSSTLSYIAYNLAIHPDVQQRLQDEVDAHLPNKATPTYNAITQMEYLDMVVNESIRLYPAGGRIERVCKKTVELNGVTIPEGMVVLIPAFVLHRDPQYWPEPDEFRPERFSKENKDGIDPYTFLPFGAGPRNCIGMRFALLTVKVAVVVLLQNFSFRTCKDTPIPLVLDSKGFMQPKKPIVLKMVPRDQADLKK